One genomic segment of Zymoseptoria tritici IPO323 chromosome 5, whole genome shotgun sequence includes these proteins:
- the MgAKR1 gene encoding Palmitoyltransferase akr1, ankyrin repeat-containing protein akr1 (Palmitoyl transferase involved in protein palmitoylation; acts as a negative regulator of pheromone response pathway; required for endocytosis of pheromone receptors; involved in cell shape control; contains ankyrin repeats.) has product MASREASRPSSPGRRDSGSAPSSPTKDGLDKVELSDLDASPPQLPIESDLMQLARLGELRAIQKLFDSGRYTARSTDEQGITALHWAAINGHHALCHFLVQSGADVNAKGGDAQATPVLWASKKFNLQVISLLLTNGADPLIRDDQGYNLLHSATLDGNVYQLILLLYQSDIPVDVQDAQGHTSLMWAAYKGFPACIDVLLRFGADVHATDDMGFTSLHWALVKGNYLCIQKLIEAGSDRFAKSKPTEGETEGDTPSMTASKMKSDRQWRKALLESGYDEHGCPQKFPIPMVHDRRLFFQRFFFLWPFALGGLQLHMLAYLNVWVSVPGVLIVGYGLQFAVQKLLRWAPSDMNSMHKTPFLAGVFAATLFWVAVRFIFKIFPNTLFSNFFLTVAFTTCMCLTTYFYTMTMTADPGFIPKGASRGQTKKTIDELVEHNAFNEAQFCTTCMIRKPLRSKHCRRCGRCVAREDHHCPWVDNCIAVNNHKHFILYILSMVAGIALLIRLFFAYLTILPAPTKPICTFLNPELCAEFEKDPLTLVTTAWASVQLTWTVMLVFVQFFQVARNLTTFESMRNTDQVGPILSAITTGTMSMDDAQVTGPAAGSSHKHAHRKKEGCFARWSKLLGIDTFLTIAFQGYNGAKDSRSSSRTPRRKQNPFSRGVVRNCQDFWCDGPVFGRKVGNEGLVGGERVDYGGLYDVPGGGARGWRGYEAVPGMGVEEGV; this is encoded by the exons ATGGCATCGCGCGAAGCCTCCCGCCCTTCGTCTCCAGGCCGCCGAGACTCTGGAAGCGCACCCTCGTCACCAACCAAGGATGGCCTCGATAAGGTCGAGCTCAGCGACCTGGACGCGAGTCCGCCACAACTGCCGATCGAGTCGGACTTGATGCAATTGGCAAGATTGGGAGAACTACGGGCAATTCAAAAGCTATTCGACAGTGGGAGATATACGGCCAGGTCAACAGACGAGCAGGGCATCACAGCACTACAT TGGGCAGCGATCAACGGACACCATGCGCTATGTCACTTCCTCGTGCAATCCGGTGCGGATGTCAACGCGAAAGGCGGAGACGCTCAGGCAACACCAGTGCTATGGGCGAGCAAGAAGTTCAACCTTCAGGTCATATCATTACTTCTGACCAACGGTGCGGATCCTCTGATACGAGACGATCAAGGCTACAATCTCTTGCATTCCGCGACTCTCGACGGGAATGTCTACCAGCTCATCCTCCTACTCTACCAATCCGACATTCCCGTCGATGTCCAAGATGCTCAAGGACATACGTCCCTCATGTGGGCAGCATACAAAGGATTTCCGGCTTGTATTGATGTTCTCCTTCGGTTCGGCGCGGACGTGCATGCCACGGATGACATGGGCTTCACTTCCCTCCACTGGGCACTGGTCAAGGGCAACTATCTCTGCATTCAGAAGCTCATCGAAGCTGGCAGCGATCGATTCGCGAAAAGTAAACCTACCGAAGGTGAGACAGAAGGTGACACGCCGAGTATGACGGcttcgaagatgaagagcgaTCGACAATGGCGGAAAGCGCTGCTTGAATCCGGCTACGATGAACACGGATGTCCTCAGAAATTCCCCATCCCGATGGTCCACGACAGAAGGCTGTTCTTTCAACGATTCTTTTTCCTCTGGCCATTTGCATTGGGCGGACTGCAGCTTCATATGCTGGCGTACTTGAATGTCTGGGTGTCAGTACCAGGCGTGTTGATCGTCGGGTATGGGCTGCAGTTCGCGGTGCAGAAATTACTCCGATGGGCACCGAGCGACATGAACTCGATGCACAAAACTCCATTCCTCGCAGGCGTGTTTGCTGCGACACTATTCTGGGTCGCTGTGCGTTTTATTTTCAAGATTTTTCCCAATA CCCTTTTCAGCAACTTCTTTTTGACTGTAGCATTTACGACTTGCATGTGCCTTACTACATATTTCTacacgatgacgatgacggcAGACCCGGGATTCATACCCAAAGGAGCGAGTCGAGGccagacgaagaagacgattgaCGAGCTCGTCGAGCACAACGCTTTCAATGAAGCGCAGTTTTGCACCACTTGTATGATACGGAAGCCCTTACGAAGTAAACATTGCCGGAGGTGTGGCCGGTGTGTGGCCAGAGAAGACCA CCACTGCCCTTGGGTCGACAATTGCATCGCAGTCAACAACCACAAGCATTTCATCCTGTATATCCTCTCCATGGTCGCCGGCATCGCGCTCCTCATCCGACTGTTCTTCGCCTACCTCACGATCCTCCCGGCTCCAACAAAGCCCATCTGCACATTCCTCAACCCCGAACTCTGCGCCGAATTTGAGAAAGACCCTCTCACCCTCGTCACCACCGCTTGGGCCTCCGTCCAACTCACCTGGACCGTCATGCTCGTCTTTGTGCAATTCTTCCAAGTCGCGCGCAATCTCACCACCTTCGAAAGCATGCGGAACACGGATCAAGTCGGTCCCATActctccgccatcaccaCCGGCACAATGTCAATGGACGACGCACAAGTCACTGGTCCAGCAGCGGGCTCATCCCACAAGCACGCTCATCGCAAGAAAGAAGGCTGTTTTGCGCGATGGTCGAAATTGCTGGGCATCGACACATTCCTCACAATTGCGTTTCAGGGATACAATGGCGCGAAGGACTCGAGGTCATCATCGcggacgccgaggaggaagcagaatCCATTCAGTCGAGGCGTGGTGAGGAACTGTCAGGATTTCTGGTGTGATGGGCCGGTGTTTGGGAGGAAGGTTGGGAACGAGGGATTGGTGGGTGGGGAGAGGGTGGACTATGGCGGATTGTATGATGTTCCTGGAGGAGGGGCGAGGGGATGGAGGGGGTATGAGGCTGTACCAGGTATGGGGGTTGAGGAGGGCGTGTAG
- the MgPel2 gene encoding putative pectate lyase (Pectate Lyase), translating into MKTSLLVEFFYSALVVSAWPSLALPKAAPATIGEGFAFANPVGPTTGGGGRAIVVTTNKELLEAVRGSSPKIIHLKGDFTPAARLKVGSNTSLLGIGKGANLVGKGIDITNSTNVIVRNIAIRFVEGGDCITIQNSTRVWVDHCEFESKFSSELGPDFYDGQIDIVRASDWITISHNFFHNHWKSSLVGNSDIFRSVDEGHLHITYHHNHWSNIGTRGPAGRFGHQHIYNNLYEDFQYQAIHSRSDNQVLVEGNVFRGRTREALSTYGLVVPEDSPNSCVCGDEELDGFANLGAENDFGSAGVNITRVGNFTSVDYGYKLTRLHEVEEYVRKNAGIGKVRVC; encoded by the exons ATGAAGACttccctcctcgtcgagtTTTTCTACAGCGCACTGGTGGTGTCAGCCTGGCCCTCGCTGGCCCTTCCCAAAGCAGCACCAGCAACTATAGGAGAAGGCTTCGCTTTTGCCAATCCCGTCGGGCCTACAACTGGTGGTGGAGGGCGAGCGATAGTCGTGACCACCAACAAAGAACTTCTCGAAGCAGTCCGTGGCAGCAGCCCCAAGATCATTCACCTCAAAGGCGATTTCACGCCTGCCGCACGCCTCAAAGTCGGTTCGAACACATCTCTTTTGGGCATTGGAAAGGGCGCCAATCTTGTCGGGAAGGGCATCGACATCACGAACTCGACCAATGTCATTGTCCGCAACATCGCCATCCGCTTCGTTGAAGGCGGCGACTGCATCACGATCCAAAACTCCACCCGAGTATGGGTCGACCACTGTGAGTTCGAAAGTAAATTCAGTTCTGAACTCGGCCCAGACTTCTAC GACGGCCAAATCGACATCGTCCGCGCCTCCGACTGGATCACCATCTCCCACAACTTCTTCCACAACCACTGGAAATCCTCTTTAGTCGGCAACTCCGATATCTTTCGCTCCGTCGACGAAGGCCACCTCCACATCACCTACCACCACAACCACTGGTCCAACATCGGCACCCGTGGTCCGGCGGGCCGTTTCGGACACCAGCACATCTACAATAATCTGTACGAGGATTTTCAGTATCAGGCTATCCACTCCAGGAGTGATAATCAGGTTCTGGTCGAGGGAAATGTGTTTCGTGGGAGGACGAGGGAGGCTTTGAGTACGTACGGATTGGTTGTGCCGGAGGATAGTCCGAACAGTTGTGTTTGTGGGGATGAGGAGCTGGATGGGTTTGCGAATTTGGGCGCTG AGAACGATTTCGGAAGTGCAGGCGTCAACATTACTCGAGTTGGCAACTTCACGAGCGTGGATTACGGATACAAGTTAACGAGGCTGCACGAGGTGGAGGAATACGTGAGGAAGAACGCTGGGATTGGTAAGGTCCGCGTTTGTTGA